The following are encoded in a window of Cygnus atratus isolate AKBS03 ecotype Queensland, Australia chromosome 8, CAtr_DNAZoo_HiC_assembly, whole genome shotgun sequence genomic DNA:
- the IVNS1ABP gene encoding influenza virus NS1A-binding protein, which translates to MIPNGYLMFEDENFIESSVAKLNALRKSGQFCDVRLQVCGHEMLAHRAVLACCSPYLFEIFNSDSDSHGISHVKFDDLNPDAVEVLLNYAYTAQLKADKELVKDVYSAAKKLKMERVKQVCGDYLLSKMDVQSCISYRNFASCMGDSRLLNKIDGYIQEHLLQISEQEEFLKLPRLKLEVMLEDNVGLPSNGKLYTKVINWVQRSIWENGDSLEDLMEEVQTLYYSADHKLLDGNLLDGQAEVYGSDDDHIQFVQKKPPRENDHKQISSSSSGSLSPSATVQSPKHEWKIIASEKTSSNTYLCLAVLDGVLCVIFLHGRNSPQSSPTSTPRLLKSLSFELQPNDVIEKPMSPMQYARSGLGTAELNGKLIAAGGYNREECLRTVECYDPQKDAWTFIAPMRTPRARFQMAVLMGQLYVVGGSNGHSDDLSCGEMYEPEIDDWTPVPELRTNRCNAGVCALNGKLYIVGGSDPYGQKGLKNCDVFDPLTKSWTSCAPLNVRRHQSAVCELGGYLYIIGGAESWNCLSSVERYNPENNTWTLIAPMNMARRGAGVAVHDGKLFVGGGFDGSHAVSCVEMYDPAKNEWKMMGNMTTPRSNAGITTVANTIYAVGGFDGNEFLNTIEVYNPESNEWSPYTKLYKF; encoded by the exons ATGATTCCTAATGGATATTTGATgtttgaagatgaaaatttcATCGAGTCATCTGTTGCCAAACTAAATGCCTTACGTAAAAGTGGTCAGTTCTGCGATGTCCGACTCCAG gtgTGTGGACATGAGATGTTGGcgcacagagctgtgctggcttgCTGCAGTCCCTACCTGTTTGAAATCTTCAATAGTGATAGTGATTCTCATGGAATTTCCCATGTCAAATTCGATGATCTCAATCCAGATGCTGTTGAAGTTCTGTTGAACTATGCCTATACTGCTCA GTTAAAAGCTGATAAAGAACTGGTGAAAGATGTATACTCAGCAGCAAAGAAGTTGAAGATGGAGAGAGTTAAGCAG gtttgtGGTGACTACTTGCTCTCCAAGATGGATGTTCAGAGCTGCATCTCTTACCGAAATTTTGCAAGTTGTATGGGAGACTCACGTTTGTTGAACAAGATTGATGGCTACATTCAGGAACATCTTTTGCAGATTTCAGAACAGGAGGAATTTCTCAAACTTCCACGGTTAAAG CTTGAAGTAATGCTTGAAGACAATGTTGGCCTACCTAGCAATGGCAAATTGTACACAAAGGTAATCAACTGGGTACAGCGCAGCATCTGGGAGAATGGAGACAGCCTGGAAGATCTAATGGAAGAG gtTCAAACGCTGTACTACTCAGCTGATCACAAGCTGCTTGATGGAAATCTGCTAGATGGACAGGCTGAGGTGTATGGCAGTGATGATGACCACATTCAGTTTGTGCAG AAGAAGCCACCACGTGAGAATGATCACAAGCAGATAAGTAGCAGCTCCTCTGGAAGTCTTTCTCCAAGTGCTACTGTTCAGAGTCCTAAACATGAATGGAAAATCATTGCTTCAGAGAAAACTTCCA GTAATACCTACCTGTGTCTCGCTGTTCTGGATGGCGTGCTGTGCGTGATATTCCTGCATGGCCGCAACAGCCCTCAGAGCTCTCCCACCAGCACGCCGCGACTGCTGAAGAGTCTGAGCTTTGAGCTTCAGCCAAACGATGTAATAGAGAAGCCCATGTCTCCCATGCAGTATGCTCGGTCTGGATTGGGCACAGCTGAACTTAACGGCAAGCTGATCGCTGCAG GTGGATATAACAGAGAGGAATGCTTGCGCACAGTGGAATGCTATGATCCGCAGAAGGACGCTTGGACTTTCATTGCACCTATGAGAACACCGAGAGCTCGGTTCCAGATGGCAGTTTTAATG ggGCAGCTATATGTCGTGGGTGGGTCAAATGGCCACTCGGATGACTTGAGCTGTGGAGAAATGTATGAGCCAGAAATAGATGACTGGACTCCTGTTCCGGAACTGAGAACCAATCGTTGCAATGCAG GAGTATGTGCCCTGAATGGAAAACTTTACATTGTTGGTGGTTCAGATCCTTATGGCCAAAAGGGACTTAAGAACTGTGATGTGTTTGATCCTCTAACAAAATCGTGGACAAGTTGTGCTCCACTTAATGTCC GGAGACATCAGTCTGCAGTGTGCGAGCTCGGCGGGTATTTGTACATAATTGGGGGAGCAGAATCGTGGAACTGCCTGAGCAGCGTGGAGCGTTACAATCCAGAGAACAATACCTGGACTCTGATTGCACCCATGAACATGGCTCGACGGGGAGCTGGAGTGGCTGTTCACGATG GAAAACTCTTTGTTGGTGGAGGCTTTGATGGCTCTCACGCGGTGAGCTGTGTGGAGATGTATGACCCTGCTAAAAACGAGTGGAAGATGATGGGAAATATGACTACTCCGAGAAGCAATGCCGGCATCACGACAGTGGCAAACACTATTTATGCAGTTGGGGGATTTGATGGCAACGAATTCCTGAACACAATTGAAGTCTACAATCCAGAATCAAATGAATGGAGCCCCTACACAAAACTTTACAAGTTTTAG